A genomic segment from Leptospira kirschneri serovar Cynopteri str. 3522 CT encodes:
- a CDS encoding GGDEF domain-containing response regulator: MDSILILDDAQENCMLMQGILRKSGYKNTYTSQSPEEVIGWLNLKNQEPPQKECSLILLDILLPGITGLEILKLIREKEELKDIPVIMITALKESDVLQKAFDSGAIDYVVKPFDAIELLARVRSALRLFEEMTRRKEREKELEKLTDQLQEVNAYLVAISRTDSLTGLYNRRYFDEILSTEWKRCWRTGAGIALIMLDIDHFKLYNDTYGHQGGDQCLKRVASAIRDCARRAGDVAARYGGEEFAVVLPETTESNAVVVSRNILENVENLAIPHAASKTASIVTVSIGMATLSPSPENSISELIERADKALYLAKEEGRNCLRFYPQND; the protein is encoded by the coding sequence ATGGATTCCATTCTTATTTTAGACGATGCACAGGAGAACTGTATGTTGATGCAGGGTATCCTGAGAAAGTCGGGATACAAAAATACTTATACAAGCCAGTCCCCCGAAGAGGTCATCGGTTGGTTGAATTTAAAAAACCAAGAACCTCCTCAAAAAGAATGTTCTTTGATTCTTTTGGACATTTTACTTCCAGGAATTACAGGACTTGAAATTCTCAAATTGATCCGTGAAAAGGAAGAATTGAAAGATATTCCTGTTATTATGATCACGGCTCTGAAAGAATCGGACGTTTTGCAAAAAGCGTTTGATTCCGGTGCAATCGATTACGTAGTAAAACCATTCGACGCGATCGAACTTTTGGCGAGGGTTCGTTCTGCACTTCGGCTTTTTGAAGAAATGACTCGAAGAAAGGAAAGAGAAAAGGAGTTGGAAAAATTGACCGACCAACTTCAAGAAGTGAATGCCTATTTAGTCGCCATTTCCAGGACGGATTCTCTGACCGGACTTTACAATCGTAGATACTTTGATGAGATTTTATCTACGGAATGGAAACGTTGCTGGAGAACTGGAGCTGGTATTGCTCTTATTATGTTGGACATAGATCATTTTAAACTTTATAATGATACGTATGGTCATCAAGGTGGTGATCAATGTCTGAAGCGGGTGGCTTCTGCGATTCGAGATTGTGCAAGAAGAGCGGGAGATGTGGCGGCTAGATACGGCGGAGAAGAGTTTGCGGTTGTACTACCCGAAACAACTGAGTCGAATGCGGTTGTTGTGAGTCGAAACATTTTGGAAAATGTAGAGAATTTAGCAATACCACATGCCGCGTCTAAGACCGCTTCAATTGTAACTGTCAGTATAGGTATGGCTACCTTAAGTCCAAGTCCTGAAAATTCCATTTCCGAGTTAATCGAACGTGCCGACAAGGCGCTCTATTTGGCAAAAGAGGAAGGAAGAAACTGTCTTCGATTTTATCCTCAAAACGACTGA
- a CDS encoding four-helix bundle copper-binding protein encodes MLTRKELLTQSAALIAFASGADLLLAKGSDSKSLKKTEKKSYQKIDKKILEAATKCALNSEICLFHCEENLSTGDTMLADCLKAVKDTLALCKTFVSLGSSQSTFAKEIAAICIRACEVCEKECRVHESHHEVCKNCADSCQECISELKKIA; translated from the coding sequence ATGTTAACTAGAAAAGAATTACTCACACAATCCGCGGCTCTAATTGCATTTGCATCCGGAGCAGATTTACTTTTGGCAAAAGGATCCGATTCTAAATCCTTAAAAAAAACCGAAAAAAAATCGTATCAAAAGATAGATAAAAAAATTTTAGAGGCAGCAACTAAATGTGCGTTAAACTCCGAAATTTGTCTTTTCCATTGCGAAGAAAATCTATCAACGGGAGATACGATGCTCGCAGACTGTCTCAAAGCGGTAAAAGATACTTTGGCTCTTTGTAAAACGTTCGTAAGTTTAGGGTCTTCTCAGTCTACTTTTGCAAAAGAAATAGCCGCAATTTGTATCAGAGCCTGCGAAGTTTGCGAAAAGGAATGTAGAGTTCACGAATCTCATCATGAGGTCTGCAAAAACTGCGCGGACAGTTGTCAAGAATGTATCTCGGAACTGAAAAAAATAGCATAA
- a CDS encoding LIC13259 family plasminogen/vitronectin/complement-binding protein, which yields MKQKIIIFYFIGFILVGFSEAKSILPTRPAILSELNRIHQSFFNGEEVIVEPLIASLQQETARDSSLSPALKAAKKLKNASDEKTKLEAYSELSETLKEYIQKDESTGFHVFYCPMVKKKWIASGDKVQNPYDPTMKSCGKKI from the coding sequence ATGAAACAGAAAATTATAATATTCTACTTTATTGGATTTATTTTGGTAGGTTTTTCGGAGGCAAAATCAATCCTTCCCACAAGACCCGCAATTTTGTCCGAGTTAAATCGGATCCACCAATCTTTTTTTAACGGGGAAGAAGTAATCGTGGAACCGCTGATCGCGTCCTTACAACAGGAAACGGCTAGAGATTCTTCTCTTTCGCCTGCTCTCAAAGCAGCGAAAAAACTCAAAAACGCATCGGACGAAAAAACCAAACTAGAAGCTTATTCCGAACTTTCAGAAACGCTCAAGGAGTATATTCAAAAAGATGAATCTACCGGATTTCACGTATTTTATTGCCCTATGGTAAAAAAGAAATGGATCGCTTCCGGAGATAAAGTTCAAAATCCCTATGATCCAACTATGAAAAGTTGCGGAAAAAAAATATAA
- a CDS encoding sensor histidine kinase: MFKDTFSVLLIEDSNADYRLIQEYLGESQSPSFQISRSADFSAGLSLITNESPDLVMLDLSLPDRAGLEALSEIKRRFPQIPVIICSGAEDKEITVNALQIGAQDYVYKGKFDSYSLSRSLVFAYERNRLALELEKKNVFEQENEERYRLFFQYNPHPAFLFEHDSLKILEINRAVLEKYGYEEKDLIGKSILQIFELSDFDKVKQEIIFFQFGANQASSFVHKKKDGEKLIADTTVYKFRYQNQILDLAVVTDITEMVRNKESILATLAEKDALIQEIHHRVKNNMQIMISLLNLQADNAMSRNLTAKELYNLLKDTESRVFSMSLVHNELYKSNDLSHVDFHSYLNMLLENLWNLYGVGLKIKHLVEAQGLVLSMNIAISLGLIVCELVTNAIKYAFPDGYEGLLKIIARCELGSTIVTIEDNGKGIPKEMINKNHETLGLQLVNILTKQIQGKLHLEILDPGTKFEIRFPEQKGAVEKKL, encoded by the coding sequence ATGTTTAAAGATACTTTTTCAGTTCTTTTGATCGAGGATTCAAACGCGGATTACAGATTGATTCAGGAATATCTGGGTGAATCTCAAAGTCCTTCTTTTCAGATCAGTCGTAGCGCCGATTTCTCCGCCGGGCTTAGTCTCATCACCAATGAAAGTCCCGATTTAGTGATGTTGGATCTTTCTCTTCCAGATCGGGCCGGTTTGGAAGCGTTATCCGAAATTAAAAGAAGGTTTCCTCAAATTCCTGTGATCATTTGTAGCGGAGCGGAAGACAAAGAGATTACTGTAAATGCTCTTCAGATAGGAGCACAGGATTACGTTTATAAGGGTAAGTTCGACTCTTATTCCTTAAGTCGTTCTCTCGTTTTTGCTTACGAAAGAAATCGTTTAGCTTTGGAACTTGAAAAGAAAAACGTTTTTGAACAAGAAAACGAAGAAAGGTATCGTTTGTTTTTTCAATACAATCCTCATCCGGCTTTTTTATTTGAACACGACTCTTTGAAAATTTTAGAAATCAATCGAGCCGTTCTTGAAAAATACGGTTACGAAGAGAAGGATTTGATTGGTAAGTCGATTCTACAGATTTTTGAACTGTCTGATTTCGATAAAGTAAAACAGGAAATTATTTTCTTTCAATTCGGAGCCAATCAAGCTTCCTCTTTTGTTCACAAAAAAAAGGACGGAGAAAAATTGATCGCGGATACTACTGTTTATAAGTTTCGTTATCAGAATCAAATTTTAGATTTGGCGGTCGTCACGGATATTACCGAGATGGTTCGAAATAAAGAATCGATTCTTGCTACTCTTGCGGAAAAAGACGCTTTGATTCAGGAAATTCATCATAGAGTCAAAAACAACATGCAGATCATGATTTCTCTTTTAAATCTACAGGCGGACAACGCCATGTCTAGGAATCTCACTGCAAAAGAACTTTATAATTTATTAAAGGATACGGAGAGCAGAGTTTTTTCTATGTCCTTGGTTCATAACGAACTTTATAAATCCAACGATCTTTCTCATGTGGATTTTCATAGTTATTTGAATATGCTTTTAGAAAATCTTTGGAATTTATATGGGGTAGGTTTAAAAATTAAACATTTGGTAGAAGCCCAAGGTTTGGTCTTAAGCATGAACATTGCAATTTCACTTGGACTCATCGTTTGTGAACTGGTCACAAATGCCATCAAATACGCGTTCCCAGATGGTTATGAAGGGCTTTTAAAAATTATCGCTCGTTGCGAATTGGGTAGTACGATCGTAACCATTGAAGATAATGGAAAGGGAATTCCGAAAGAGATGATAAATAAAAATCATGAAACTCTTGGATTACAACTTGTTAATATTCTCACGAAACAAATCCAGGGTAAATTACATCTTGAGATTTTGGATCCGGGAACTAAATTTGAAATCCGATTTCCGGAACAAAAAGGAGCTGTTGAAAAAAAGCTATAA
- a CDS encoding sensor histidine kinase has protein sequence MIECQILSHLRAPIAILNSDLRIINCNSSFVKVCFASRAQELINQRLDQILSFQNSSLLERFRNCEFNRTIFFEEQLLNSFREKVDFQGSMTKQKFEESEFLFLEISDLKIKTKEMEIAAIVSRMYHDLQEPIRNQNTFLNLLYEKYSNSLNEKGKEFLQFSIQSSQRLWERINGLLLFLKIEKERNVFKTVSLQKILEESITVLHENLINTSLHVEVQGEFPDILGSKSLLKELFLNLISNSIRFRNKNAACKVCISCDSKSQFHLIQVIDNGIGVHYLEKNYFIDLFRTFHSSEELSGSGTGLFFCKRIAELHGGNLEIETDRTSGFGVIIRLPREFILER, from the coding sequence ATGATTGAATGCCAAATTTTGTCTCATTTAAGGGCTCCAATCGCCATTTTAAATAGTGATTTGCGTATTATAAATTGCAATTCTTCTTTTGTAAAAGTTTGCTTTGCTTCTCGAGCTCAAGAGTTAATAAACCAAAGATTAGATCAAATACTCTCCTTTCAAAATTCATCTTTATTAGAAAGATTTAGAAATTGTGAATTTAACCGAACGATCTTTTTTGAAGAACAACTTTTGAATTCTTTTAGAGAAAAAGTAGATTTTCAAGGTTCTATGACTAAACAAAAATTCGAGGAAAGTGAATTTCTTTTTTTAGAAATTTCAGACTTAAAAATTAAAACAAAGGAAATGGAAATTGCGGCTATTGTTTCCAGGATGTATCATGATTTGCAAGAACCGATACGAAATCAGAATACTTTTTTAAATCTTTTATACGAAAAATATTCAAACTCTCTAAATGAAAAAGGCAAAGAGTTTTTACAGTTTAGTATCCAATCCTCCCAACGTCTTTGGGAGCGGATTAACGGTTTGCTTTTATTTTTAAAAATCGAAAAGGAAAGAAATGTATTTAAAACAGTTTCTCTTCAAAAAATTTTAGAGGAAAGTATTACAGTTCTTCATGAAAATCTAATAAATACCAGTCTACACGTTGAGGTTCAAGGGGAATTTCCGGATATTTTAGGAAGTAAGTCTCTTCTCAAAGAACTTTTTTTAAACCTAATTTCAAATTCTATTCGATTTAGAAATAAAAACGCGGCGTGTAAAGTTTGTATTTCCTGCGACTCTAAATCTCAGTTTCACCTAATTCAAGTTATAGATAATGGGATAGGTGTTCATTATTTGGAAAAAAATTATTTCATAGATTTGTTTAGAACGTTTCATTCATCGGAAGAACTTTCTGGGTCTGGAACGGGACTTTTTTTTTGTAAAAGGATTGCGGAACTTCACGGAGGCAATCTGGAAATAGAAACCGATCGTACTTCCGGTTTCGGTGTCATCATACGTTTACCACGAGAATTTATTTTAGAACGATGA
- a CDS encoding peptidylprolyl isomerase, translating into MSTAIFKTNFGNFSVYLDEEKAPITAGNFIKLAKDGFYNGLTFHRVIKNFMIQGGCPIGNGTGGPGYKIQDEFHKDLKNEKFTLSMANAGPNTGGSQFFINVRDNFYLDNKHAVFGRVTEGIDIVETISETETGFQDKPTKSVIIETITVSP; encoded by the coding sequence ATGTCGACTGCGATATTTAAAACAAATTTTGGAAACTTTTCGGTTTATTTGGATGAGGAAAAGGCTCCTATTACTGCGGGTAATTTTATCAAATTGGCCAAAGATGGATTTTACAATGGACTTACATTCCATCGAGTTATTAAAAATTTTATGATTCAGGGAGGTTGTCCCATTGGAAATGGGACCGGTGGACCTGGTTATAAAATCCAAGACGAGTTTCATAAGGATCTGAAGAACGAAAAATTTACTCTTTCGATGGCAAATGCAGGACCGAATACGGGCGGATCTCAGTTTTTTATCAATGTAAGAGATAATTTTTACTTAGATAATAAACATGCTGTCTTTGGAAGGGTTACAGAAGGAATAGATATAGTAGAAACGATTTCAGAAACGGAAACAGGATTTCAAGATAAACCTACAAAGTCGGTGATTATAGAAACAATTACGGTTTCTCCTTAA
- a CDS encoding adenylate/guanylate cyclase domain-containing protein, which produces MLEIHRRYLPFGTSGALIFISDSLPKDLSEEISKKEIGTICFVSSQVDSNILDSIPTSVNVLSLLIPPGPETNDSVYSSFLQIQKFLKRGNILFLISPDCETRFPLLLSKLLLASSPSLSDSELQNQISHLGYSYSEPDQASFRKYISRHKSAHSIPEIPPGEFSVSVHIAQESKRPSTLKYKIKYEPGAENLTQIKAVPYSEEENKKSISSFQSFPIDAIEIDHLEDTQKLKEFSVSGESQEPTTTLNENSSELNHVSLPSESKSELSTPQIENPQTSENVLTHQIESTQIENKPTDEIQLKSQTESISNTEPTSSKINKDTLDETKTNSLSSTNTQELSTSQVKSKFPLQIKLMAVISILMTFTVSTIIFFASSAFRDDSEVRVLQNNLNLVNILGLKIKTDIKEILTNGKQMVGALVQGKQGISFADIFFQNDPDFIYAGLFQMEGNIPTMVNEFFNEPYLSELKVSPKEISDLVGNRPGLIQKSVLTGGRMENLSAEFKEPILAIAIPSSGSNSKVLVLVLRLEKFLNAFQKQDISEIFLVNGEGDLIAHSDPKLLQSNTNFMNLPIVESMVKSSENTKQIEYKDKDGNAWFGSYQKLGFGGAAVVSIVPENKAFEAVYKIQKTNLLIMGIALCLALIIVFFFAKTITKPVLNLLRATTEIAQGNFKIKISSITNDEVGLLTDYFVDMSKGLEEREKVKDALGRFVNKEIAEMVLKHELTLGGERKMCAIFFSDIRSFTSISEKLQPEEVVEFLNEYMTEMVHCVNETHGIVDKFIGDAIMATWGAAKTSDRDAENAVNGALMMREALIKFNRGRGGEKKPIIKIGCGLNFGPVIAGQIGSEQRLEYTVIGDAVNLASRVEALNKPFGTDILITQELLDHVSEIFNVEKMQSIKVKGKEEPQVIYAVLGRKDDPNCPKNLEELRERIGIVWEPPKKDSDSEKEVKYEILD; this is translated from the coding sequence ATGTTAGAAATTCATCGTCGTTATCTTCCCTTTGGAACTTCTGGAGCTCTCATTTTTATTTCCGACTCTCTTCCAAAGGACCTTTCCGAAGAAATCTCCAAAAAAGAAATCGGAACGATTTGTTTTGTCTCTAGTCAGGTCGATTCCAATATACTTGATTCAATTCCTACTTCTGTAAACGTTCTTTCCTTACTCATACCACCTGGCCCAGAAACAAATGACTCTGTTTACAGTTCCTTTTTACAAATTCAAAAATTCTTAAAAAGAGGAAATATATTATTTTTAATCTCACCCGATTGTGAAACTAGATTTCCTTTACTACTTTCTAAACTTTTATTAGCGAGTTCCCCTTCTCTAAGTGACTCAGAATTACAAAATCAAATTTCTCATTTAGGATATTCTTATTCAGAACCAGACCAAGCCTCATTTCGAAAATATATTTCTAGACACAAATCCGCTCATTCTATTCCAGAAATTCCACCCGGTGAATTTTCCGTATCGGTTCATATCGCTCAGGAAAGTAAACGTCCTTCCACTTTGAAATATAAAATTAAATACGAACCAGGAGCAGAAAACTTAACCCAAATCAAAGCGGTTCCCTATTCAGAAGAAGAAAACAAAAAATCCATCTCTTCCTTTCAATCTTTTCCTATCGACGCAATCGAAATCGATCATTTAGAAGATACTCAAAAACTAAAAGAATTTTCAGTTTCAGGAGAATCACAAGAACCAACAACTACCTTAAACGAAAATTCTTCGGAATTAAATCATGTATCCTTACCTTCCGAATCTAAATCGGAACTTTCTACGCCACAAATAGAAAACCCACAAACTTCTGAAAACGTTTTAACACACCAAATCGAATCGACTCAAATTGAAAATAAACCTACAGACGAAATTCAATTAAAATCACAAACGGAATCGATTTCAAATACAGAACCTACTTCTTCTAAAATAAATAAAGACACATTAGACGAAACAAAAACGAATTCACTCTCGTCTACAAACACTCAAGAACTTTCTACTTCTCAAGTAAAATCAAAGTTTCCGCTTCAGATCAAATTGATGGCGGTTATTTCCATTTTGATGACGTTTACGGTTTCCACGATCATTTTCTTTGCATCTTCTGCCTTTCGAGACGATTCCGAAGTCAGGGTTCTTCAAAACAATTTAAATTTAGTGAATATTCTAGGACTAAAAATTAAAACCGACATCAAAGAAATTCTCACTAATGGCAAACAAATGGTAGGAGCTTTAGTTCAAGGAAAACAGGGAATTTCATTTGCAGATATTTTCTTTCAAAACGATCCCGACTTTATCTATGCAGGTCTCTTCCAAATGGAAGGCAACATTCCGACCATGGTCAATGAGTTCTTTAACGAACCTTATTTAAGCGAACTCAAAGTCTCTCCGAAAGAAATTTCAGATCTTGTGGGAAACAGACCGGGACTTATTCAAAAATCAGTTCTTACCGGCGGAAGAATGGAAAATCTAAGCGCTGAGTTTAAAGAACCCATTCTCGCCATTGCAATTCCTTCTTCCGGTTCCAATTCTAAGGTTTTAGTTTTAGTTCTTCGATTGGAGAAATTTCTAAACGCATTCCAAAAACAAGATATTTCCGAAATCTTTCTGGTCAACGGAGAAGGAGATCTGATCGCTCATTCAGATCCTAAACTTCTACAATCGAATACAAATTTTATGAATCTTCCGATCGTGGAATCCATGGTCAAAAGTTCCGAAAATACCAAACAAATCGAATACAAAGATAAGGATGGTAACGCCTGGTTTGGTTCTTATCAAAAATTGGGCTTTGGGGGAGCCGCGGTAGTTTCCATCGTTCCAGAAAACAAAGCTTTTGAAGCAGTCTATAAGATTCAAAAAACGAATCTTCTAATCATGGGAATCGCTCTGTGTTTAGCACTCATCATAGTATTCTTTTTTGCAAAAACGATCACCAAACCGGTGTTAAATTTATTACGCGCCACAACTGAAATTGCACAAGGTAATTTTAAAATTAAAATTAGTTCCATCACAAACGATGAAGTAGGTCTTCTTACGGATTACTTTGTGGACATGAGCAAAGGTTTGGAAGAGAGGGAAAAAGTAAAGGACGCTTTAGGAAGATTTGTGAACAAAGAAATCGCCGAAATGGTATTAAAACACGAACTCACTCTCGGAGGAGAAAGAAAGATGTGCGCCATTTTCTTTTCCGATATTCGAAGTTTTACTTCCATTTCCGAAAAACTACAGCCGGAAGAAGTTGTAGAATTTCTAAACGAGTACATGACCGAAATGGTCCATTGCGTCAATGAAACTCACGGGATCGTCGACAAGTTTATCGGAGACGCAATCATGGCGACTTGGGGAGCCGCTAAAACTTCCGATAGAGACGCCGAAAACGCGGTTAATGGAGCTTTGATGATGAGAGAAGCGCTCATAAAATTCAACCGGGGTAGAGGTGGTGAAAAAAAACCGATCATCAAAATCGGTTGTGGTCTTAATTTCGGTCCGGTCATCGCCGGACAAATCGGCTCCGAACAAAGATTGGAATATACAGTGATCGGAGACGCTGTAAATCTCGCGTCCAGAGTAGAAGCTCTGAACAAACCCTTTGGAACAGACATTTTGATCACACAAGAACTTTTAGATCACGTCTCAGAAATCTTCAACGTAGAAAAGATGCAATCGATCAAAGTAAAAGGAAAAGAAGAACCGCAAGTGATCTACGCGGTTTTGGGTAGAAAAGACGATCCAAACTGTCCTAAAAATTTAGAAGAACTGAGAGAAAGAATAGGAATCGTTTGGGAACCACCTAAAAAAGATTCCGATTCCGAAAAAGAAGTTAAGTATGAAATACTTGACTGA
- a CDS encoding FecR family protein has protein sequence MKYLTEEKYVVTVLTGLILLFSILLYLHITSGHKKGSNPEIGKIIFKNRKAQRKYDSEVLWEEIETEMKVRNRDTVRTDDGAEAVLVLNDGTEIKLDQKSMIFLDFSDKNLSIDFAYGSVSANKDSGTELQIKSGETTVEVGKGDLKLSKTEDQALNLEVSKGNAKVKSGNQESNVSNNQAIELKNGKSEIRSLSISLNSPTERKFFQTSSNSFPISFSWNKAESAKEYTLEISNHPSFSKNVIRTKSNGTSLNRSLEKGTHYWRVTAINPGTGKSEFSETRSFIILGELKSSLFTPAKSEEFKFTSNVPSIVFQWTPVDFTNNYIFELAKDKEFKEILINQEIQGTLYRWDKTKEGKYFARVIPKPSLTDLKAIPSDSVSFNVRKLEKPEPPVLKKPSDQEEISLRKFSKEGNLFVWSGSADFSEYTLEIANDSEFKNILFNKKTNSSSLISSPISNAGTYFWRVKGTLKEGDPIFTTVRQFKVQSLENLELLFPANEQELGHPANHKLTFRWQRPEPSGVYKLEVSKNSEFSGEVIRENFRSSFGTVSIPSVGEYFWRVSLLGSSGENLISSKTQKFKTSDSTPFLSQSSPATEETIDISNRESIDFRWETEGNTESVILEILEKKAGKNKSILKKEIKGDSYSLKDFGILEEGKFIWRLSAKYKDKTGIQKFTIPVSRNFEIKLNKTIRPPEVLSPKEIYVE, from the coding sequence ATGAAATACTTGACTGAAGAAAAATACGTAGTCACTGTTCTCACGGGACTCATTTTACTTTTTAGTATATTATTATACCTTCATATAACTTCCGGACATAAAAAAGGTAGTAATCCAGAAATCGGAAAAATCATTTTTAAAAACAGAAAAGCTCAGAGAAAATACGATTCCGAAGTTCTTTGGGAAGAGATCGAAACCGAAATGAAAGTCAGAAACAGGGATACTGTCCGAACGGACGACGGAGCCGAGGCCGTTTTGGTTCTAAACGATGGAACTGAAATCAAACTCGATCAGAAAAGTATGATTTTTTTAGACTTTTCGGATAAAAATCTATCGATCGACTTTGCATACGGTTCCGTTTCCGCAAATAAAGATAGTGGTACCGAACTTCAGATTAAAAGCGGTGAAACCACCGTGGAAGTTGGAAAAGGAGATCTGAAACTTTCCAAAACAGAAGATCAAGCTCTAAATCTTGAAGTTTCCAAAGGAAACGCAAAAGTCAAATCCGGAAATCAAGAGTCAAACGTAAGTAACAACCAAGCGATCGAACTTAAAAACGGTAAGTCCGAAATTCGTTCTTTATCAATTTCCCTAAACTCTCCCACAGAAAGAAAGTTTTTTCAAACTTCTTCTAACTCGTTCCCGATTTCTTTTAGCTGGAACAAAGCGGAAAGTGCAAAGGAATATACATTAGAAATTTCGAATCATCCTAGCTTTTCCAAAAACGTGATCCGTACTAAATCAAACGGAACTTCTTTAAATAGATCTTTGGAAAAAGGAACACACTACTGGAGAGTTACCGCAATCAATCCGGGAACCGGAAAGTCGGAATTCAGTGAAACCCGTTCTTTTATTATATTAGGAGAATTGAAATCTTCTCTTTTTACTCCTGCAAAATCGGAGGAGTTCAAATTCACATCCAACGTTCCAAGTATAGTTTTTCAATGGACGCCAGTGGATTTTACGAATAACTATATTTTTGAATTAGCCAAAGATAAAGAATTTAAGGAAATTCTAATTAACCAAGAAATTCAAGGAACTCTTTATCGTTGGGACAAAACAAAGGAAGGAAAGTATTTTGCAAGAGTCATTCCAAAACCTTCCTTAACCGATTTAAAAGCAATTCCATCCGATTCAGTTTCGTTTAACGTAAGAAAGTTGGAAAAACCGGAGCCCCCCGTTTTGAAAAAACCTTCCGATCAGGAAGAAATTTCTCTTCGAAAATTTTCCAAAGAAGGAAACTTATTCGTATGGTCGGGTTCGGCGGACTTTTCGGAATACACACTTGAAATCGCAAACGACTCTGAATTCAAAAACATTCTATTTAATAAAAAAACCAATTCTTCTTCTTTAATCTCTTCTCCGATCTCGAACGCAGGCACTTATTTCTGGAGAGTCAAAGGAACACTCAAAGAAGGAGACCCTATTTTTACAACTGTAAGACAATTTAAAGTCCAATCCTTAGAAAATTTAGAGCTTTTATTTCCAGCAAACGAACAAGAATTGGGACATCCGGCCAACCATAAATTGACATTCCGCTGGCAGAGACCTGAACCTTCAGGAGTATATAAATTAGAGGTTTCTAAAAATTCAGAATTTTCGGGAGAAGTAATTCGTGAAAATTTTCGCTCTTCATTCGGAACCGTTTCTATTCCTTCCGTAGGAGAATATTTTTGGAGGGTGTCTCTTTTAGGTTCCAGCGGCGAAAATTTAATATCGAGTAAAACCCAAAAGTTCAAAACTTCGGACAGTACTCCTTTCTTGAGTCAAAGTAGTCCTGCAACCGAAGAAACCATCGACATTTCCAATCGGGAAAGTATCGATTTCCGTTGGGAAACGGAAGGAAATACGGAGTCTGTAATCTTGGAAATTTTAGAAAAAAAAGCGGGAAAAAACAAATCGATTCTTAAAAAAGAAATCAAAGGAGACTCTTACTCGCTTAAAGATTTTGGAATATTAGAAGAAGGTAAATTTATTTGGAGACTCTCCGCCAAATACAAAGACAAAACAGGAATTCAAAAATTTACGATTCCGGTTTCTAGAAATTTCGAAATTAAATTGAACAAAACGATCCGACCTCCGGAAGTTCTTTCGCCAAAGGAAATTTATGTGGAATAA